TTCAGTTTTGCCACCAGCGCCTCTACCTGTTGCGGGCTGTGCGCCGGGAAATTGGCGATCCGGATCTGGGTTTCTTTGTGCTTGCCGTAGCCGCTGCCGATGGCCATGTCAAACGCGGCCAGTTGCTTGTTCACCTCGGAGGCGGGTACGGTGGTATTGGCCACAATGGTGGTAGGAGAGCGGTGCGCGGGGTGCTTCACGGCCGGTGCAAAAGCCGTGCTCTGCTCCAGGTACGCATATATATGGTCTGCCTTCGCCTTCGTCTCTTTCCTGATTTCCGCCACCCCTTTGCTGTTCATATCCTCCAGTACTTTGCCCAGCAGGTATATAGCCAGCACATTCGGCGTTTCCACGGTCTGGTTTACCTTGGCCTTGCTCAGCAGGGAGGGCAGGCTGTGATAGGAGCCAATTACCTGACCGCTTGCCGCCAAAGCTTCGGCTTTGGCAATGCAGCGCTCGTTCAGGAGCCACACGCCCAGGCCGGCCGGCAGACCGAAACACTTCTGCACCGAGAAGTACACCGCATCCACCTTGTCAAAATCAAAAGCCGGGTAGGGCAGCGAAGAAACGGCATCCACATATATAAGCGCCTCAGGAGCAGCCTTTTCCCGGAACCTGTTTATATCTTCCACAGGGATGCTGGCGCCCGAACTGGTCTCGTTCTGGATGAGCGCCACCAATTCTGCGGTGCCAGGCACACTAATTTTTTCTACGTCGAAACCTTCCCCGAACGGAGCTGCGTATTTCTGCGCCTTGCGGCCCAACTCCTGCGCCGTCTCAAAGAATCTCTCGGAAAAGGAGCCGTTTGTGAGGTGGAAACTCTCCTGCTGCACGTTGTTCTGTATCGCCCGCTCCCACACCTCCGTGGCCGAAGCCAGAAACAGCACCTCGTAGTTCGCGGGCAGTTGCAGCAACTGGCGCAACCCTGCCACGGCATGGGCATATACCTCCTGAAACTGCTTGCTGCGGTGAGAGATGCTGCCGATCTTCTCCTGCAGCGCCGTCTGCATGTGCTGCGGCACCGTAGGGTACAGCTCCGAAGGGCCCGGGGTGAAGTATATCTTGTTGTTCATGTTTGGTTCTGTTCTACAGCAGTTTCTTAAAACCAATTATATCCCATCGGTAAAGACGCATCCGGATGCGGGAAACTCTCTGTTTCTGTAAATGGCTATGCAATCAACAATTTAACAATCAACGATTAATACAGCATCCTGAACTTGATGGTGTGCGGTATGCGGCGCATGTCGTTCACCAACTGCTTGTCGTATTTCTTGTCTACGTCCGTAATCACATAGCCCACGCGCTCGTTCGTTTTGAGGTACTGGCCCAGGATGTTCACCTGGTTTTTGGCGAGCACATTGTTGATGTCGGCCAGCACGCCCGGCACGTTGGCGTGGATATGGATGAGCCGGTGTGCGTTCTTCAGTTCCGGCAGCTGGATGTTCGGGAAGTTCACGCTCTGGTAGGTGTTGCCCGAGTTGATATAATCCATGATGCGGTTCGGAACGAAGTTGGCGATGTTCACCTGCGCCTCCGAGGTGCTGCCGCCAATGTGCGGCGTCAGGATGACGTTCGGCAGCCCGCGCAGCTCACTCACGAAAGGCTCGCTGTTGGTGGCAGGCTCCTGTGGGAACACGTCTACGGCGGCGCCGCGCAGCTTCCCAGATTTGAGGCTGTCTACCAGTGCGGCAATATCCACCACGTGGCCGCGGCTCAGGTTCAGGAAGATGGCACCCTTTTTCATGGCGGCAAATTCCGCCGCGCCTATCATGTTCTTGTTCTCCGGGCGGCCGTCCACGTGCAGCGTCACAAAGTCCGATATCTCCAGCAGTTCCTGCAGCGTGTTGCACTTGCGGGCGTTGCCGAGCTGCAGTTTCTCCACCACATCGTAGTAGTACACCACCATGCCCATGGCCTCTGCCAGCACCGACAGCTGCGCACCAATGTTGCCGTAGCCTACGATGCCCAGTTTCTTGTCGCGGACCTCAAAGCTGCCTGTGGCCGACTTGTCCCAGTTGCCCTGGTGCATTTTGCTGCTCTTGTCCACAATGCCCCGGCTCAGCATGATAATCTGGCCGATGGCCATTTCCACCACGCTGCGGGTGTTGCTGTAGGGCGCGTTAAACACGGCGATACCAGCCTCCAGGCAGGCATCCAGGTCAATCTGGTTCGTGCCGATGCAGAAGGCGCTCACGCTCATCAGGCGGTTGGCGTGCTCCAGCACCCGGCGCGTCACGTGCGTCTTGCTCCGGATGCCCAGTATCGACACGTTCTGAATCTTTTCGCAGAGCTCGTCTTCGCTCAGGGCTCCGGACATGGTCTCTACCTGGTAGCCTTCGCTGCGGAACAGCTCTACTGCCTTAGGGTGGATGTTCTCCAGCAGCAGCACGCTGATTCTGTTTTTGGGGTAGGAGATGGCCATCGGCAGTTTGTTCTGGTACAGGAACTCGTCAAGGCTGGGGGCTATATGCTCGGCTTTTGCCAGCACGCTTTCGCGCGCCACGTTCTCGGTAAAGGCATAGAATTTATTGGCCAGTCCGGCCTCTTTTATTTCGTAGTCGGTGTAGCCGTCGCCAATCACGTACACGTCGCCGGAGAGAGCCAGCTTCTCCAGAAGCTTGATTTTCCCTTTGTCGAGGCTCAGCACGTTCTCCTCGTCAAACCCGGTGATGTTGCCGTTCTCGTCCAGCTTAAAGGTATTGGCGTAAATATTCTCTTCCTTGATGCCGTACTCTGTCACGATGGGCGTGATGAACTCCTTGAACCCGCTCGACACGATAAATATCTGGTCAGAGTACTCCGTCAGGAACTCCTTGTTGCGGCGGACAGACTCCGATACTTTGTCCTGCAGCCTGAGGATGAGGTGCGGCAGGTGCCGCTGGTGTGCCCGTAGCAGCGCCAGCCGCTTGCGCAGGCCCTCGGCAAACGAGCTTTCCCCGGCCATAGCGCTGTCCGTCAGTTGCCTTACCTGCTGCAGCACGCGGTCTTTCTCCGGATCTCCTTCCAGCGACAATTCGCCCAACTCGTCGAGGGCCTCTACTTTCGTGAAAGTGCTGTCAAAATCGATGATGAAGTATTTGTCTTTGCTCATGGCTGTATATGAAATTGGGCGGTGCTTTCCGCTAAAGCACGACTATGGGAATGAAGCCGCAAAAATAAACAAAAGAACCGGAAACATACAGTGCTCCGGTCCTTTTTAAATATATGTTGCCTAAATCTGATAAGATTATAGCAATGCGAGTTGTTTATTAATCGTTTTTTGATAAAAATCCTCGTAGATGGGCACGATTTTGTCAACGTCGAAGTCGGTGGCGCGCCGCAGGGCGTTCGCCTTAAAGCGCGGCAGGTTTTGGTCGTCAAGTATATAAAGCGCCTTTTCCACCATCTCGTCCACGGCGCCCACCGGGCAGGTGAAGCCCGTTTCGCCGTCAATGTTCAGCTCTGGAATGCCGCCGGCGTTGGTGGATACCACCGGCACCTCGCAGGCCATGGCCTCCAGGGCGGCCAGGCCAAAGCTTTCTTTTTCGGACGGCATCAGGAACAGGTCAGCGATGGAGAGCACCTCCTCCACGGCATCCAGCTTCCCCAGAAAGCGTACGTCGTTGCAGATGCCCAGCTGGCGGCACAGCTTCTCCATCTTCGGGCGGTCCGGCCCGTCGCCCACCAGCAGCAGCTTGCTGGGGATCTGCTGCCGCACCTTCGCAAAGATGCGGATCACGTCGTCCACGCGCTTCACCGCCCGGAAGTTGGAGGTGTGTACCAGCAGTTTCTCGTTGTTCGGGCTGATGGCCATCCGGAAATGGTCTTTTTTCTGGCGTTT
This window of the Pontibacter russatus genome carries:
- the serA gene encoding phosphoglycerate dehydrogenase is translated as MSKDKYFIIDFDSTFTKVEALDELGELSLEGDPEKDRVLQQVRQLTDSAMAGESSFAEGLRKRLALLRAHQRHLPHLILRLQDKVSESVRRNKEFLTEYSDQIFIVSSGFKEFITPIVTEYGIKEENIYANTFKLDENGNITGFDEENVLSLDKGKIKLLEKLALSGDVYVIGDGYTDYEIKEAGLANKFYAFTENVARESVLAKAEHIAPSLDEFLYQNKLPMAISYPKNRISVLLLENIHPKAVELFRSEGYQVETMSGALSEDELCEKIQNVSILGIRSKTHVTRRVLEHANRLMSVSAFCIGTNQIDLDACLEAGIAVFNAPYSNTRSVVEMAIGQIIMLSRGIVDKSSKMHQGNWDKSATGSFEVRDKKLGIVGYGNIGAQLSVLAEAMGMVVYYYDVVEKLQLGNARKCNTLQELLEISDFVTLHVDGRPENKNMIGAAEFAAMKKGAIFLNLSRGHVVDIAALVDSLKSGKLRGAAVDVFPQEPATNSEPFVSELRGLPNVILTPHIGGSTSEAQVNIANFVPNRIMDYINSGNTYQSVNFPNIQLPELKNAHRLIHIHANVPGVLADINNVLAKNQVNILGQYLKTNERVGYVITDVDKKYDKQLVNDMRRIPHTIKFRMLY
- a CDS encoding aminotransferase class V-fold PLP-dependent enzyme; translation: MNNKIYFTPGPSELYPTVPQHMQTALQEKIGSISHRSKQFQEVYAHAVAGLRQLLQLPANYEVLFLASATEVWERAIQNNVQQESFHLTNGSFSERFFETAQELGRKAQKYAAPFGEGFDVEKISVPGTAELVALIQNETSSGASIPVEDINRFREKAAPEALIYVDAVSSLPYPAFDFDKVDAVYFSVQKCFGLPAGLGVWLLNERCIAKAEALAASGQVIGSYHSLPSLLSKAKVNQTVETPNVLAIYLLGKVLEDMNSKGVAEIRKETKAKADHIYAYLEQSTAFAPAVKHPAHRSPTTIVANTTVPASEVNKQLAAFDMAIGSGYGKHKETQIRIANFPAHSPQQVEALVAKLNELFG
- the bshA gene encoding N-acetyl-alpha-D-glucosaminyl L-malate synthase BshA, whose product is MRIGIVCYPTFGGSGVVATELGKALALKGHQVHFITYSQPARLDLFNENLFYHEVYIPSYPLFQYPPYELALASKMVDIVRFEKLDVLHVHYAIPHASAAYMAKQILRTKGISIPVITTLHGTDITLVGKDASFEPVVTFSINQSDGVTAVSDSLRTETFDYFQIEKDIEVIPNFINLDKFKRQKKDHFRMAISPNNEKLLVHTSNFRAVKRVDDVIRIFAKVRQQIPSKLLLVGDGPDRPKMEKLCRQLGICNDVRFLGKLDAVEEVLSIADLFLMPSEKESFGLAALEAMACEVPVVSTNAGGIPELNIDGETGFTCPVGAVDEMVEKALYILDDQNLPRFKANALRRATDFDVDKIVPIYEDFYQKTINKQLALL